A genomic segment from Myxocyprinus asiaticus isolate MX2 ecotype Aquarium Trade chromosome 36, UBuf_Myxa_2, whole genome shotgun sequence encodes:
- the LOC127427227 gene encoding uncharacterized protein F54H12.2-like → MAYFNNHNADPMRYVAYYQNQAGNGLPGYAGGGVRYGAGLFYKDTVGHMDVADPAGGNRGLTKRGAFTNASNVVELLAPVHSHIFFQEKLMLNGVDIKIHMTRAVRLGHAQALLSTTAKYPIDRVCLKNFSIPAGSRVCNQEILFLGTLPKSVALAMTDNDAFTGSYNKNPFAFKNYDLEFFAIYLDGQQHPAKPLQPEFESGSAVREFYQLALASGNHLKNQAPSIDTEDFLHGYTLYAFNFTPDEECSQHISLIKSGNIRLEARFRQPLPRTINLIVYAIFDSIIEVSNCQQILVDYY, encoded by the exons atggcatatttcaaCAATCACAATGCCGACCCCATGCGTTATGTGGCCTATTACCAGAATCAGGCCGGCAATGGACTCCCCGGCTATGCTGGGGGCGGGGTAAGGTATGGAGCTG GGCTCTTTTACAAAGACACGGTTGGTCATATGGATGTGGCAGACCCCGCTGGTGGTAATCGCGGTCTGACAAAGAGAGGGGCCTTTACCAATGCCAGTAATGTGGTTGAGCTACTCGCACCCGTTCACAGTCATATTTTCTTTCAAGAAAAACTGATGCTTAACGGGGTGGACATTAAAATTCACATGACGAGAG CTGTGAGATTGGGACATGCACAAGCACTGCTCTCAACAACTGCCAAGTACCCCATCGACAGAGTGTGCCTGAAAAACTTCTCAATTCCTGCAGGCTCACGAGTCTGCAATCAAGAAATCTTATTCTTAGGAACTCTACCAAAATCTGTTGCTCTAGCGATGACTGATAATGATGCGTTTACAGGATCCTATAATAAAAatccatttgcatttaaaaactatGACCTAGAATTTTTTGCCATTTATCTGGACGGACAACAGCACCCAGCGAAGCCTCTGCAGCCTGAATTTGAAAGTGGTTCTGCAGTGCGGGAATTTTACCAGTTAGCATTGGCTTCTGGAAATCATCTTAAAAATCAGGCTCCATCTATTGACACGGAGGACTTTCTGCATGGCTATACCCTCTATGCATTCAATTTCACACCAGATGAGGAGTGCAGTCAGCACATATCGCTTATCAAGTCTGGAAATATTAGACTAGAAGCTCGTTTTAGACAACCGCTACCCCGAACGATCAACTTAATTGTTTATGCCATATTCGATAGCATCATCGAAGTGTCAAATTGCCAACAGATCCTGGTTGATTActattaa